GGTGTGTTCGGTGCGGAGGCGGGTCGCGCAGCCGGTTGTCCGCGGGTGGCTCTTGTGGTCGTTCCCGCTGGGTGACCGGTCCCGTCCCGGCGGGTCTTCCCTGCCGTGCGGGCGTGGCCCGGCCCGGCGGACGCTGGGTCAGCCCGCGGTGCTGGGGGACGATACGGCTGGTTCGTCCCGGGGCGGACCTGGGCGCGAGCCCGGTGCAGGCGGTGCGGAGGCGGGCCGCCGTGGGCCGTTCCGGGTGCCTGGGCGCGCCACTCGTCGTACGCGGCGGCTGCTCCGGTTGTTCCCGCTGTGCGGGGTCCCGTCCCGGCGGATCTCCCCTGACGGGCGGGAGCTTGGTCTGGACCGGCGTCGGGGCGGACCTCCACGAGCCTGGTCCGGTGGCCGGTAGGAGCCGTTCGCGGGGCGGCCCGTCCCGTCCGCGCGGATCGTCCCCGGCACGGGGGAGCGTCCTGGACAGCCCGGAGGCCCGGACCCGGCGGGGGTCGGGCCGGGCGGGGTCGTAGGGCGGCCTGCGGTGTTGGGGGCCGATACCGCTGGTTCGTCCCGTGGGGCGAACGCGGGCGTGGGCCCGGTGTGTTCGGTGTGGAGGCGGGTCGCCGTGGGGTGTTCCGGGTGCCTGGCCGTGTCACCGGTCCTCCGGGGGCCGGTTCTTCCGGGCGTTCCCGCTGGGTGGCTGGTCCTGTCCCGGCGGGTCTCTTCCGACGAGCCGGGCGCGGTCCGGATCGGTGGGCGGCTGGTTCGTCCCGTGGGACGGATGTGCGCGTGGGCCGGGCGTGTTCGGTGTGGAGGCGGGTCGCCGTGGGCCGTTCTGGGTGCCTGGCCGTGCCACTGGTTGTTCGCGGGCGTTCCCGCTGGGTGGCCGGTCCCGGCCCGGCGGTCTCCCCCCACGCGGGGGCGCGGGCCGGGCCGGGCGAGGTTCGGCAGGGTCAGCCCGCGGCCCGGGGCCGGGGCGGCGGGGCCGGTCGGCGGGGCCGGGGGCGGCGGTTGCGGAGCAGTCTGCGCCACTCCTCCGCGCTGAACGGGGCGGGCTCGGTGGTGCTGATGAAGTCGTGCAGCACGGAGAGGAATCGTTCGGGGTCGGTCCGGAACGGGAAGTGCCCGGCCTCCGTGAACATCTCCAGCCTGCTCCCCGGCATGGACACATGCCCCAGCGACGCGTGCACCGCCGGGATCACCACGTCCCGGCCGCCCCAGACGATCATCGTCGGCATGCCCTGGGTCAGATAGCTGCGGTCCAGCAGCGTCGCGACCTGCCCCCGCCAGTCCACACCGGCGCGCAGGGTGCGGACGAAGGCGCTGCGGGAGCCCGCGTCCGGCAGGGCGTCGATCGCGCGCATCAGATCCGTCGCGTCGACCCCGAGGTCCGTGTCGAAGGCCCGCAGCAGCCGCAGATACTGCTCCAACTGCCAGCGCACGGTCGGCAGCCGCAGCGCCGCCAGCACCAGACCGGCCCCCGGCAGTGTCGCCGCCCGCAGCAGCGGGGTGAGCTGACGCCCGATGCCCCCGCTGGCCACCAGCACCAGACGCTCGGTGCGTTCGGGGAACTGATACGCGAACTGCGCGGCGACCGCCCCGCCGAGCGAGTGCCCCACGAGGGTCGCCCGCTCCACCCCGAGGGCGCTCAGCAGATCCCGTATCCCGTTCGCGTACGCGCCCGGCGAGTAGTCGCCCCGGGGCTTCGCGGACGCCCCGTGGCCCTGGAGGTCCGGGGCGATGACCCGGTACCTCCCGGCCAGCGAGGGCATGACCTCGGCCCAGGTGGACGACGAGTCCCCGATGCCGTGGATGAGGACGACCGCGTCGCCCCTGCCCGCCATCCGGTACGCCTGGCGGTAGCCGTGCAGCTCACGGCTGCGCAGCCGGACCTCGTTCCCGCCCACCGCGCGGGGCCGGGGCCGGGGCGGCCGGGCTCGGCCGCCGCTGCTGGTGCCGGTCACGGATCAGACCTCCTGGCGGTCCGGGTCGTCGGTGCGGTGCGGGTCCGGAACGTGCGCTGCGGGGCCGGGGTCCGCACCGGAGCCCGCCGGGACGCCCCCGGAGCCGGAATCAGAAACGGAAACGGAAACGGAAACGGAATCGGCGGCCTCCGGCGGACCGGCGGCCGGGACGGAGAGGACCCCGGGGTCGATGCCCAGCGACGCGAGGGAGCGCCAGGGAAGGACGGTGCCGTGCGCCCCGGCACGGAGCCGGGCGCGGGGACGAGTGGTCGTAGGGGACATGGCAACCGCCTCTCGGTCGCTGTGCAGGGGTGCGCCCGGACGGGCGCCGCCGGCCCTCACGGGCCGTGGACGGGCCGCGAGCGGCCCGGAGAGCGGTGGGGCGGAGCGGTGGCCGGGCCGATCGGTCAGACCGGCGGCAGCGGCCCGTCGGGCGAACCGTTCGCGGGCACCGCCACCGCGGACTCCACCGCCCGTACCGCGACGGGCCGCACCGGGCCCGGCTCCGCCGCGGCGGCGAACCGCGTCCGCAGCAGCGAGCGGACCAGCCAGGCCCGTACCGCCGTGAGATGCGCGGGGGAGCCGTGGACGTCGTCGAACTCCTTGAACCGGGCCCGGGGGAGCGCCGCCGCCAGCAGCCGCGGGTCGCCCGCCGGGATGATCTCGTCCCGGGAGCTGACGACATATCCGACGGGGACGCGCACCGCGCCCAGGGTGTCGGGGCCGAGCGGAAAGCGCCGGAGCAGCAGCCGCAGCGCCTCCTCGTCCGCCGACCCGGTGAGCCTGCGCAGCGTCTCCACGGTGATGCCGGGGACCCGGGGCCACCACAGCGGGTCGGTGAAGAACCCCGCGACCGGCGCCCCGACGGTGTGGACCCCGCGGATACGGGGGTCGTCCGCCGCCGCCCGCAGCGCCATGTGGCCGCTGAAGCTGAGCCCGAGGACGCTGGTGCGGCGGACGTCGGCCCGCCGCTCCAGCCGGTTCAGCAGAAACGGCAGCAGCCGCCAGGAGTCGGGCCCGTAGCGCAGGGTGTTCTCGCCGACGCCGGGCATCTCGGTCGCGACGGCCGCGTAGCCGAGCCGGGCCAGCTTCGGCAGCAGCGGGGCCCACTGCTCCTTCACGCTGACGATGCCGCCCGAGACGACGACCAGCGGTCTGCGGCGGCGGACGTCGAGTCCGGCCGTCCAGCAGACGACGACGCCGTCCGGGTGGTCGAGGAGCAGCCGTCCGATGCCCCGGCGGCGGCGCCAGTCGTCGAAGGTCCGTACGCAGTTGGCCTGGGCCCTGGCCCGGACCTCGTCGCCGTGGTGGGGGAAACGGGCCAGCGCGTAGCGGCGGCAGGCGTCGAGCGGACGGCCCGCCGTGGCCAGCCGGTCGGCCTCGGCCGTCCAGA
The nucleotide sequence above comes from Streptomyces clavuligerus. Encoded proteins:
- a CDS encoding alpha/beta hydrolase; protein product: MDHLDELKEFARLHARGQGITERQVAAVLPRITNDEPGHPASWARVWTAEADRLATAGRPLDACRRYALARFPHHGDEVRARAQANCVRTFDDWRRRRGIGRLLLDHPDGVVVCWTAGLDVRRRRPLVVVSGGIVSVKEQWAPLLPKLARLGYAAVATEMPGVGENTLRYGPDSWRLLPFLLNRLERRADVRRTSVLGLSFSGHMALRAAADDPRIRGVHTVGAPVAGFFTDPLWWPRVPGITVETLRRLTGSADEEALRLLLRRFPLGPDTLGAVRVPVGYVVSSRDEIIPAGDPRLLAAALPRARFKEFDDVHGSPAHLTAVRAWLVRSLLRTRFAAAAEPGPVRPVAVRAVESAVAVPANGSPDGPLPPV
- a CDS encoding alpha/beta fold hydrolase, yielding MTGTSSGGRARPPRPRPRAVGGNEVRLRSRELHGYRQAYRMAGRGDAVVLIHGIGDSSSTWAEVMPSLAGRYRVIAPDLQGHGASAKPRGDYSPGAYANGIRDLLSALGVERATLVGHSLGGAVAAQFAYQFPERTERLVLVASGGIGRQLTPLLRAATLPGAGLVLAALRLPTVRWQLEQYLRLLRAFDTDLGVDATDLMRAIDALPDAGSRSAFVRTLRAGVDWRGQVATLLDRSYLTQGMPTMIVWGGRDVVIPAVHASLGHVSMPGSRLEMFTEAGHFPFRTDPERFLSVLHDFISTTEPAPFSAEEWRRLLRNRRPRPRRPAPPPRPRAAG